A window from Saccharomyces eubayanus strain FM1318 chromosome XIV, whole genome shotgun sequence encodes these proteins:
- the FMP41 gene encoding Fmp41p, translating into MSYNYLKAARKVICIGRNYAAHIKELNNTTPKQPFFFLKPTSSIVTPLSSSLAKTKRPTDSSFNGLNEDGSNPGPIFIPRGVKVHHEIELALIINKHLSNVAEMKPEEVYESISGVALALDLTARNVQEEAKKKGLPWTISKGFDTFMPISALISRERLSTYKSNLQDIFRIKCSVNGELRQDGGTGLMLHPLHKILPHISTMISLEPGDIVLTGTPAGVGELKPGDRVHCELLQNNDKLVDMDFECENRPGPYEFKET; encoded by the coding sequence ATGAGTTACAATTATTTGAAAGCAGCCAGGAAAGTCATATGCATTGGTCGAAACTATGCCGCGCATATCAAAGAACTGAATAACACAACCCCCAAACaaccattcttttttctaaaGCCAACTTCAAGTATAGTGACCccattatcatcatcgctGGCAAAGACCAAGAGACCGACGGATTCAAGTTTCAATGGGTTGAATGAAGACGGGTCCAATCCAGGGCCCATATTCATCCCACGAGGAGTAAAGGTTCACCATGAAATTGAGCTGGCATTGATCATAAACAAACACTTGTCCAACGTCGCTGAAATGAAACCCGAAGAAGTCTATGAATCTATCAGTGGTGTGGCTCTAGCATTAGATCTTACTGCAAGAAACGTGCAGGAGgaagcaaaaaagaagggATTACCTTGGACCATAAGCAAAGGATTTGACACTTTCATGCCAATATCCGCTCTAATCTCCCGCGAGAGGCTTTCAACCTACAAATCCAACTTGCAAGACATTTTCAGAATCAAGTGTTCCGTTAATGGAGAACTGAGACAAGACGGCGGGACTGGTCTCATGCTACACCCATTGCACAAAATCTTGCCACATATATCTACCATGATTTCTCTAGAGCCAGGTGATATTGTATTAACTGGCACACCTGCCGGCGTGGGCGAGCTGAAACCTGGCGACCGTGTTCATTGTGaacttttacaaaataaCGACAAGCTCGTGGACATGGATTTCGAATGCGAAAACCGCCCCGGTCCTTATGAATTCAAGGAAACGTAA
- the SKO1 gene encoding Sko1p yields MSSEERSRQPSTVSAFDLEPNPFEQSFASSKKASLPGVAPHPFQPKSPSRSGSISTLAQNPHRSTRSLDSIPEGNGNRIIPSNGNTNEAKKDSPNFLPSQQRPTIISPPILTPGGSKKLPPLLLSPSILYQANSTSNPIPNSHSASTSNSNPSAFSASSASGSMYPNSSSPSGSSLIHQPRNHNATASTTSNGFPTNDSQMPGFLLNLSKSGLTPNESNIRTGLTPGILTQSYNYPVLPSINKNTVTNGKTTNKSITANGNTENHAHINIMHPTVNGTPITPGLSSLLNLPSAGILTNPIFKSTPSTIITDATANTNAGNSNISPNTSKAAVKMDNPAVINGIEQPTLNHNENEHSTTQLENNDPLFTTKTRKRKRRMSSMSPTSKVPRKSSVSRKSSTVTALTAPKDGVDSNENSNNVIIDETEEQEKKRKEFLERNRVAASKFRKRKKEYIKKIESDIQFYESEYDDLTHAVGKFCGIVPSSASSSQFSMNMSTPSSSSSPTSTSLLALLENSISRNDFSSAMSILSNMKQVIYETNFYQRGGKNPRDDMEDQDDQSSFNKDITTVKNENAGYPSINSRPIILDKKYPLNSVPNISKSNTIINNAGQTTQTAQSIINSCYSVPNTLVINANPDTHDANNGHDVLSTLPHNN; encoded by the coding sequence ATGTCAAGTGAGGAGCGTTCAAGACAACCAAGCACCGTTTCGGCATTTGATTTGGAACCAAATCCTTTTGAACAAAGCTTtgcttcttccaaaaaggCGTCACTCCCAGGCGTAGCCCCTCATCCATTTCAACCAAAGAGCCCTTCGAGAAGCGGTTCCATATCGACGTTAGCGCAAAATCCTCATCGTTCCACGCGTAGTTTGGACAGCATACCGGAGGGGAACGGGAACCGAATTATTCCAAGTAATGGTAATACAAATGAGGCGAAAAAAGACTCGCCAAATTTTTTACCGAGCCAACAGAGACCTACCATAATATCACCACCTATACTTACTCCAGGCGGGTCCAAAAAATTGCCACCGCTACTTCTCTCTCCCTCTATTCTGTATCAGGCAAACTCAACGTCAAACCCAATTCCAAACTCACATTCAGCCTCAACTTCGAATTCGAATCCCAGTGCCTTTAGCgcttcttctgcttctggATCCATGTACCCGAACAGCTCATCTCCTTCAGGCTCTTCATTAATACACCAACCTCGAAACCATAATGCTACAGCCAGCACTACCAGTAACGGCTTCCCTACGAATGATTCACAAATGCCCGGTTTCTTGTTAAACTTATCCAAATCCGGATTAACACCTAATGAATCTAACATAAGGACTGGGTTGACACCTGGTATCCTCACACAATCATACAACTATCCCGTCCTCCCTTcaatcaacaaaaatacTGTTACAAATGGTAAAACTACCAACAAAAGTATCACTGCCAATGGGAATACTGAAAACCACGCTCACATTAATATAATGCATCCAACTGTAAATGGTACACCAATCACACCAGGACTGAGTTCTTTGTTAAATCTACCATCTGCTGGCATTTTGACGAATCCAATATTCAAATCGACACCATCGACAATTATTACAGATGCGACCGCTAATACCAATGCCGGAAATAGCAACATCTCCCCAAACACATCGAAAGCCGCGGTGAAAATGGATAATCCAGCAGTAATCAACGGCATCGAGCAGCCTACCCTTAATCACAACGAAAATGAACATTCGACAACTCAACTTGAGAATAATGATCCATTATTTACTACAAAGACacgaaaaaggaaaagaagaatgtCTAGCATGAGTCCAACTTCCAAAGTCCCGAGAAAGAGCTCTGTATCGAGAAAGAGCTCTACCGTTACGGCTTTGACAGCGCCAAAAGACGGTGTCGATAGTAAcgaaaattcaaacaatgTAATAATTGATGAGacagaagaacaagaaaagaaaagaaaggaatttttggaaaggaATAGAGTAGCTGCATCCAAATTcaggaaaaggaagaaggaatatatcaaaaaaatcgaaaGTGATATACAGTTTTATGAATCGGAATATGATGATCTCACCCATGCTGTTGGGAAATTTTGCGGGATAGTACCTTCAAGTGCTTCAAGTTCTCAATTTAGTATGAATATGTCCACCccatcgtcttcatcatcgccAACATCTACATCTTTATTAGCACTGCTAGAAAATAgcatttcaagaaatgacTTTTCAAGTGCCATgtcaatattatcaaacatGAAACAAGTTATATACGAAACTAATTTTTACCAAAGAGGGGGCAAAAATCCAAGAGACGACATGGAAGATCAAGATGATCAGAGCAGCTTCAATAAGGACATTACTACTGTTAAGAATGAAAACGCAGGATATCCCTCCATTAACTCAAGACCGATAATCTTGGACAAAAAATACCCGCTGAACTCTGTACCAAATATCAGCAAAAGCAACACAATCATCAACAATGCGGGACAGACTACACAGACTGCGCAGAGTATAATCAATTCATGTTATTCAGTTCCTAATACATTGGTAATAAATGCAAACCCTGATACTCATGATGCTAATAATGGCCATGATGTATTATCCACACTACCTCACAATAATTGA